Within Rhea pennata isolate bPtePen1 unplaced genomic scaffold, bPtePen1.pri scaffold_160, whole genome shotgun sequence, the genomic segment TTGAGGATGGCCAAGGCTGGCCAAGAGCAGTTGAGGATGGCCAAGGTTGGCCAAGAGCAGTTGGGGGACAGTCAAGGATGGCCAAGGTTGGCCAAGAGCAGTTGGGGATGGCCAAGGTTGGCCAAGAGCAGTTGGGGATGGTCCTAGATGGTCAAGAGCATCTCGGGGAGAGCTGAAGACGGCCAAGCAGCTGGGGACAGTTGAGGATGGCCAAGGTTGGCCAAGAGCAGTTGGGGATGGTCCTAGATGGTCAAGAGCATCTCGGGGAGAGCTGAAGACGGCCAAGCGGCTGGGGACAGTTGGGGATGGCCAAGGTTGGCCAAGAGCAGTTGAGGATGGCCAAGGCTGGCCAAGACCAGTAGAGGATGGCCAAGGTTGGCCAAGAGCAGTTGAGGATGGCCAAGGTTGGCCAAGAGCAGTTGGGGATGCTCCGAGACGGTCAAGAGCATCTCGGGGAGAGCTGAGGACGGCCAAGCGGCTGGGGACAGCCCCGGCCGGCTGACCGCCCTCCTCACCCACCTTCAGCACCGGCTCCTCTTCGTCATCCTCCTCGTCGTCCTCCTCGACGTCCTGGGCCCCGGCCTCCAGCGCCGCTTCCAGGGCCGCCTCCAGCGAgacggggcggccgcgggcgtCCCGGGGGGCCACGCGCACCACCCCCTTCCGCTCGAAGCTGTGCCGGGCGCCGTCGGCCATCGCGCCCCTGCGGCCACGGGCGCCCGGCTCagccggcggccgggccgggccgggccaacccacccccccccctccaaccCCACCCCACGCCGAGGACCCACCCGTGGCGGGCGAGGACGAGCCGGAGGGTCTGCTGGCTCCGCCGGGGGTTGTCCGTGAGCACCTCGAGGAgcagggccgcgccgccggggccccgggccTCGTAGAGGAGCCGCTCCGACGCCGTCTTCTCCTGCCGGGGCCGGGAGAGCCGGgttcggggcgggggggcggccaGTGGGGCGGCCGGCCCGGGAGGCCGGGGCGGtggggggacggggacacccACCGCGCCGCGCAGGGCCGCCTCGATGGAGGCCTTGGGCATGTTCTTCGCCCGGCACTGCTCCACCACGTTGGCCAACTGGGCGTTGAGCGCCGGGTCCGGACCCCCCTCTGCGGCGCCGGAGCGGTCGTGATCAccggggggcggggaggggggggtccGTGGGGCGGGAGGGGTGATGTGGGGCGGCGGAACCCCCAGAGTGTGATGTGGGGCTGAGGGACCTCCCAAGGGTGCGACGTGGGGCTGAGGGACCTCCTAAGGGTGGGACATGGAGAtgagggaccccccccccagggcgTGATGTGGGGCTGAGGGACCCTCCAATGGCAGGACATGGGGCTGAGagaccccccaccccccagggCGTGATGTGGGGCTGAGGGACCCTCCAATGGCAGGACATGGGGCTGAGAGACCCCCCCCCAGGGCATGATGTGGGGCTGAGGGACCCTCCAATGGCAGGACATGGGGCtgagagacccccccccccgggcatGATGTGGGGCTGAGGGACCCTCCAATGGCAGGACATGGGGCTGAGAGACCCCCCGCCCCCAGGGTGTGATGTGGGGCTGAGGGACCCTCCAATGGCAGGACATGGGGCtgagagaccccccccccccagggtgtGATGTGGGGCTGAGGGACCCTCCAATGGCAGGACATGGGGCTGAGAGACCCCCCGCCCCCAGGGCGTGATGTGGGGCTGAGGGACCCTCTGGGGAGCTGGAGGAACCAGGGCAGCAGGGGCAGATCCAGGGGGATCTGTGGGGGGTTccatggggggggggatccATGGGGCTCAGTGGGGCAATCTGGGGGGGGTGCTCCGTGGGGCTTGGTGGGGGGGGATATGTGGGGCTCCCCATGGGTCCCTGTGGGTCTCCCTGGGTCCCCGTGGGCTTCCCTGTGTGTCCCCGTGGGTCCCTCCCCCCACGCCGTGGGTCACAGTGGGTCACTGTGGGCCTGGGCAGGTCTCCCCACGGGTCTCCCCACATGTCCCGCTGTGgccctcccaccccaccccgccCCATGTGTCCCGCCATggtgcccccctcccctcccccccccgccgtggGTCGCCGTGGGTCGCCGTGGGTCGCCGTGGGCCCGGGCGGACGCACCGCGGGCGGCGACGCGCAGCAGCCCCCCGAGGCGCTGGAAGAGGCGGCTCCGGGCGGCGTCGCGGGGCCCCTTCACCCCCCGCACCTTGGACCAGCGGTTGtggccggccgccgccgccggccccacATGCAGGGGGCACCGGGCCGCCGCCAGCCCCACGGGACGGCGGGCCCGCGCcagggccgcccccgccgccgccgcagccgccatggggctgggggccgccGGGGCGATGAGCGGTGTGcgcggggggcccaggcgtccggggcgccccacacagccccccatggggggcccaggcatccggggggCCCCATTCCACCCCACACAGCCCCCCACGggggtcccaggcgtccggggggcccCACTCCACCCCACACAGCCCCCCACGGagagcccaggcgtccggggcgccccacacagccccccatggggggcccaggcgtccgggggccCCACTCCACCCCACACAGCCCCCCAcagagggcccaggcgtccggggcaccccacacagccccccatggggtcccaggcgtccggggggccccattccaccccacacagccccccacagagggcccaggcgtccggggcgccccacacagccccccatggggggcccaggcgtccgggggccCCACTCCACCCCACACAGCCCCCCAcggagggcccaggcgtccggggggccccacacagccccccatggggggcccaggcatccggggggCCCCACTCCACCCCACACAGCCCCCCatggggggcccaggcgtccggggggcccCACTCCACCCCACACAGCCCCCCatggggggcccaggcatccggggggCCCCACTCCACCCCACACAGCCCCCCAtggggggcccaggtgtccggggggGCCCATTCCACCCCACACAGCCCCCCatggggggcccaggcgtccgcGGGACCCCATTCCACCCCACACAGCCCCCCACGGGGGTCCCAGGTGTCCGGGGTGCCCCACTCCACCCCACACAGCCCCCCAcggagggcccaggcgtccgggggggcccATTCCACCCCACATAGCCCCCAATGGGGGGTCCAGGCCTctggggggcccaggcgtccaggggGCCCCACACACCCCATAGGGGACCCAAGTGTCATGAGGGCCCTACTCTGCCCCACACACCCCATGAGGGTCCCAGGCATCTGGggggccccgctctgccccatGGGGAACCCAGGAGTCTGGGGcaccctgctctgccccacacaTCCCCCCACAGCAGGCCCAGGCATtcagggggcccaggcgtccgagggggccccgctctgccccacacaccccacagggggcccaggcgtccgggggatCCCACACACCCcacagggggcccaggcgtccgagggggcccaggcgtccggggggggccCTGCTCCGCCCCACACACCCcacagggggcccaggcgtccggggggccccgctctgccccacacaccccacagggggcccaggcgtccgagggggcccaggcgtccggggggggccCTGCTCCGCCCCACACACCCcacagggggcccaggcgtccgggggggccccgctctgccccacacaccccacagggggcccaggcgtccgggacccCCCCGGCCCTTCCCCATGGCCCTCACCGCGTCccaagggcccaggcgtccgggagcaGCCGCGCTCCTggctccgccccccccccctcccccagccgCGGGGGCCGATGGGTAACGGCAGCGTCGGGGGCGGTGTCATTTGCATAGACCCGCCCCCCTCCGCGGCGGCCACGCCCCCTctgcggcggccccgcccccgccgttTCCCGTCCTCGGGGGGGGGGTCGACTGGGGAATACTGGGAGCCACTGGGGAGCACTGGGGGATACCGGGAGTTACTGGGGGGGTGAATGGGTGATGACTGGGGGATACTGGGAGCGATTGAGGGATACtggggggggcactgggagatACTGGGTGGTGACTAGGGGATACTGGGAGTTACTGAGGGGTGACTGGGAGTTACTGGGGGGGTGACTGGGGGATACTGGGATTTATTGGGGGGTGAATGGGGGTGACTGGAAGATACTGGGAGTTACTGGGGCTTAGTGAGGGGGCGGCTGGGGGTTACTGGGGGTGACCAGGAGTGATTGGGGAGCAACTGGGAGTGACTGGGGGATACTGGGAGTGACTGGGGGatactgggaggcactgggtAGGGGTTCAGCCCCACAGTGCAGcctgcccctcccccctccccaggggCCCatcccccatccccccccccctgcccccgccaggggcccaggcgtccgggacggTGCCACCTGCCCCGGGCGGTCAAACCCTGTCGGCCTGggcagggggcccaggcgtccggggactTCCACCCCTCCCCCACCTcaccaggggcccaggcgtccggggacaCCCCCCCCACCGGGGGGAGGCGTCCGCAGGAGGCCCCCAGTTacgggaaggggcccaggcgtccgggaggggggAGATGGTGGGGGGGGAGCGTagtgggcccaggcgtccgagggggggatggggggggagCGTagcgggcccaggcgtccgaggggGGGatgggaaaggggggggggacgtagcgggcccaggcatccggggggggggggggaatgggcccaggcgtccgggcagcctccccgcccccccccccaagggcCATAAAtaggcggcggcagcgcgggggccgCAGACGCCGACGGACCCGACGCCCCGGTGAGAGCCCCGGGGGCCCTATAGCGTCCCCAGGGGCCCTATAGCGTCCCCAGGGCCCTATAGCGTCCccaggggttggggggggggcagggaggccCTATAGcaccggggtgggggggggggtgcatgGACCCTATAGCATCCCCGGGGGCCCTATAGCATCCCTGGGTGctagggggtgggggggccctATAGCATCCTTGGGGTTGGAGGAGGCCATGCGGGACCTATAGAAGCAGAGTGGGGGGCCCAGGCCCTATAGCGTCCCCGAGGGTTCAGGTGGGGGGTGTATGGGCCCTATAGCACCCAGGTGGGGTGTATAGACCCTATAGCACCCCCGGGGGCCCTATAGCATCCCCGGGGGTGGTGGGGCAGCGCACAGCCCTATAGCGCCTGGGGGTGCATagagcctggggggggggctatAGCCCCTATAGCCCCTGTGGGGAGGCTGCGTCAGCCCTAtagtgctggggggggggctcagTGGGCCCCATAGCAGCcccaagggggggggggtccgtATAGCCCCATGGCAGTTGTGGGGCAGACGTCTCAGCCCTGGGATGACTGTGCAAAACCTGTAGCAGGGAGGGGACCATATAGGGCCCTGGGGGCCCTATAGCGCTGGGGGGGGAGCTGTATGGGCCCTATAGCAGCCCGGCAGCCAGGGGGGCCCTATAGTCCTCGGGGGGAGGCTCTGCAGCCGCCACAGCGGGGCCCTATGGGCCCTATAGGTCCCTCGGCGGGGCCCTATGGGGCCTTTGCTGACTCACAGGCGCTGACGCTGCCGGGAAAACGGGTTCCGTGGGGCAGTGCCGTATGGAGCCCAtaggggccggggccggcgcagcCCCTATAGAGGCTGCAGACGCCTGTGGGGCCCCCCCATAGCATCCAGGGGGTGCACCGGGTTCTGGGGTGCCCTATGAGGTGTGGGGCTGCCCTATAGACCCTGTAGAATCTAGGGGGCACATCGGGGTGTGGGGCTGCCCTATAGACACCATAGCATCTAGGGGGCACGTTGGGAGGTGGGGCTGCCCTATAGACCCCATACCATCTAGGGGGCCTGTTGGGGTGTGGGGCTGCCCTATAGACCCCATACCATCTAGGGGGCCTGTTGGGGTGTGGGGCTGCCCTATAGACCCCATAGCATCCAGGGGGCATGTTGGGGTGTGGGGCTGCCCTATAGACCCTATAGTGTCTATGGGGTATGGAGTGTGGTGATACCCAGGAGCCCACctcaaggggcccaggcgtcctcCTCCCCCCGGGtggggggggcccaggcatcccCCACCtccaaggggcccaggcgtcccccggggggcccaggcgtccccctccccccgggtggggggggcccaggcgtcccccaccccccaaggggcccaggcgtcccctCCCCCCGGgtgggggggcccaggcgtcccccTCCCccggggggggcccaggcgcccccctccccctgggtgggggggcccaggcgtcccccaccccccaaggggcccaggcgtccccctccccccgggtgggggggggcccaggcgtcccccaccccccaaggggcccaggcgtccccctccccccgggtgggggggcccaggcgtcctctacccccaaggggcccaggcgtcccccttccccaggggggcccaggcatccccctccccccgggtgggggggcccaggcgtcccccaccccccaaggggcccaggcgtccccctccccccgggtgggggggcccaggcgtcccccaccccccaaggggcccaggcgtcccccTCCCctgggggggggcccaggcgcctccctccccccgggtgggggggcccaggcgtcccccaccccccaaggggcccaggcgtcccctCCCCCCGGGtgggggggcccaggtgtcccctacccccaaggggcccaggcgtcccccaaggggcccaggtgtcccccttccccaggggggcccaggcgtcccccACCCCTgggtggggggggtcccaggcgtcccccttccccaggggggcccaggcgtcccccacccctgggtggggggggggcccaggcgtccccgctgaccccccccccgccgcccgcggcagGCGCCATGTCGGAccccccgtccccgccgccggcccagCTGCTGGCGCAGAGCATGCGGCGGGATCTGAGCTGCCCGCTGTGCCGGGAGCTGTTCCGGGCGCCGGTGACGGCCGAGTGCGGCCACACGTTCTGCCGGCCCTGCCTGGAGCGGccggggggcccggcgggggtCTGCCCCACGtgcggcggcccggcccgccccgaGCAGCTCCGCGTCAACGAGCCCCTGGAGCACCTGGTGGCCTGCTGGCGGCAGCTGCCGCTGGACCACTGCGAGGAGCACGGCGACCCGCTGAGCATCTTCTGCGAGGGCGACCGCCAGGTCATCTGCGGCCTCTGCGCCTCCCTGGGCAAGCACCGGGGCCACCGCGTCCTGCCCGCCGCCGAGGCCCACCGCCGCATGAAggtgccgcccgccgcccgcgcgtGCCCCTCTGCCCCGGCGTCgggcccgcccgcgccgccgctgaCGGCCGCCTCTCCCCTTCCCCGCCGGCGCAGAAGCTCGTGCCCCAGCAGCAGGCGCAGCTCCAGGAGGCCCAGGCCCGCAAGGAGAAGACCATGGCCCTGCTGGACCAGCAGATCGCTGAGGTGGAGGTGAGGAGGCCCCAGGACGGGGCAGGAGCCGCGTCCCGGGGGGACGTCGTAGACGTTGCAACCACGGAGCGTGGTGGAACGAGGTCCCCGAAGCCCGGGGAGACCCTAGGGTGACACGATGGGGCAGGAGCCGCGTCCCGGGGGGACGTCGTAGACGTTGCAACCACGGAGCGCGGTGGAACGAGGTCCCCGAAGCCCGGGGAGACCCTGGGGTGACACGATGGGGCAGGAGCCGCGTCCCAGGGGGACGTCGTAGACGTTGCAACCACAGAGCGTGGTGGAACGAGGTCCCCGAAGCCTGGGGAGACCCTGGGGTGACATGATGGGGCAGGAGACGCGTCCCGGGGGGACATCGTAGACGTTGCAACCACGGAGCGTGGTGGAACGAGGTCCCCGAAGCCCGGGGAGACCCTAGGGTGACACGATGGGGCAGGAGCCGCGTCCCGGGGGGACATCGTAGACGTTGCAACCACGGAGCGTGGTGGAACGAGGTCCCCGAAGCCCGGGGAGACCCTAGGGTGACATGATGGGGCAGGAGCCACATCCCAGGGGGATGTCGTAGACGTTGCAACCACGGAGCGTGGTGGAACGAGGTCCCCAAAGCCCGGGGAGACCCTAGGGTGACATGATGGGGCAGGAGCCACGTCCTGGGGGGACGTCGTAGACGTTGCAACCACGGAGCGTGGTGGAACGAGGTCCCCGAAGCCCGGGGAGACCCTAGGGTGACATGATGGGGCAGGAGCCGCGTCCCGGGGGGACGTCGTAGACGTTGCAACCACGGAGCGCGGTGGAACGAGGTCCCCGAAGCCCGGGGAGACCCTGGGGTGACACGATGGGGCAGGAGCCGCGTCCCGGGGCGACGTCGTAGACGTTGCAACCACAGAGCGCGGTGGAACGAGGTCCCCGAAGCCCGGGGAGACCCTAGGGTGACACGATGGGGCAGGAGCCGCGTCCCGGGGGGATGTTGTAGACGTTGCAACCACGGAGCGTGGTGGAACGAGGTCCCCGAAGCCCGGGGAGACCCTAGGGTGACATGATGGGGCAGGAGCCACGTCCCGGGGGGACGTCGTAGACGTTGCAACCACGGAGCGTGGTGGAACGAGGTCCCCGAAGCCCGGGGAGACCCTAGGGTGACACGATGGGGCAGGAGCCGCGTCCCGGGGGGACGTCGTAGACGTTGCAACCACGGAGCGTGGTGGAACGAGGTCCCCGAAGCCCGGGGAGACCCTAGGGTGACATGATGGGGCAGGAGCCGCGTCCCGGGGGGACGTCGTAGACGTTGCAACCACAGAGCGTGGTGGAACGAGGTCCCCGAAGCCCGGGGAGACCCTAGGGTGACACGATGGGGCAGGAGCCGCGTCCCGGGGGGACGTCGTAGACGTTGCAACCACGGAGCGCGGTGGAACGAGGTCCCCGAAGCCCGGGGAGACCCTGGGGTGACACGATGGGGCAGGAGCCGCGTCCCGGGGGGACGTCGTAGACGTTGCAACCACGGAGCGTGGTGGAACGAGGTCCCCGAAGCCCGGGGAGACCCTAGGGTGACACGATGGGGCAGGAGCCGCGTCCCGGGGGGACGTCGTAGACGTTGCAACCACGGAGCGCGGTGGAGCGAGTCCGCAGCGGCCAAGGGAGGCTCTGCGCTGGCAGAGGACGACGTGTCCGAGGCCCGGGGGAGGTGGGAGACCCCGCGACGGtccccggccgggcgccccggggagACGAGCGCGACGCCTCCCGCAGGACACGGTGGCGCAGTTCAGGCGCCAGGTCGCGGAGCAGCTGGGGGTGATGAGGAGCTTCCTGGGGGCGCTGGAGACCTCCCTGGGCGAGGAGGCGGAGAAGGTGCAGGCCCAGGCCGTGGCGGCCCTGCAGGGCGAGCGCGGCACCGTGGGCCACTACCTGGAGCAGCTGCGGCAGATGGAGGCCGTGCTGGAGGAGGTGCAGGAGGAGACCCAGACCGCCTTCCTCCGGGTGAGCCGCCggcgcgccgccggggccgtgGGCGCTGGGCGGCTGAGCCGTGGCTGGTCGGGTGGGTGCTGGTTGGCCAGGTCACTGGGTGCTGATTGGTTGGGTTCTAGCTGACCAGTTGGTTGGGTGCTGGTTGGTGGGTGGTCTAGTGATGGTTCTTGGGCAGCTGAGTGATGGTTGAGTGATGGTTGGTTGAGTGATGGTGATTGGTTGGCTGTTGGGTGCTGGCTGTTGGGTGGCTGGTGCTGGTTGGTGGGTGGTTGGTGCTGGCTGGTGGTTGGTTGAGTGATGGTGGGTGATTGAGGGTTGGTTGAGTGATGGTGGTCAGTTGGGTGGTGGTTGGTGCTGGTTGGTGGTTGGTTGAGTGATGGTTGGTGGGCGGTTGAGGGTTGGTTGAGTGATGGTGGTTAGTTGGGTGGTGGTTGAGTGGGTTGGTGCTGGTTGGTGGTTGGTTGAGTGATGGTTGGTGGGCAGTTGAGGGTTGGTTGAGTGATGGTGGTCGGTTGGGTGCTGGTTGGCTGTTAGGTGGTGGTTGGTGGGTGGTTGGTGCTG encodes:
- the LOC134154216 gene encoding translational activator of cytochrome c oxidase 1, with the translated sequence MAAAAAAGAALARARRPVGLAAARCPLHVGPAAAAGHNRWSKVRGVKGPRDAARSRLFQRLGGLLRVAAREGGPDPALNAQLANVVEQCRAKNMPKASIEAALRGAEKTASERLLYEARGPGGAALLLEVLTDNPRRSQQTLRLVLARHGGAMADGARHSFERKGVVRVAPRDARGRPVSLEAALEAALEAGAQDVEEDDEEDDEEEPVLKFVCEASALRDVRERLEASGLRPLSAALEYLPRERAQLSEAALEQAARLLDALGACPDVVRVYDNIR
- the TRIM72 gene encoding tripartite motif-containing protein 72 isoform X3, yielding MECGDTQEPTSRGPGVLLPPGGGGPGIPHLQGAQASPGGPRRPPPPGWGGPRRPPPPKGPRRPLPPGGGAQASPSPGGGPGAPLPLGGGAQASPTPQGAQASPSPRVGGGPGVPHPPRGPGVPLPPGGGAQASSTPKGPRRPPSPGGPRHPPPPGWGGPGVPHPPRGPGVPLPPGGGAQASPTPQGAQASPSPGGGPRRLPPPGWGGPGVPHPPRGPGVPSPRVGGPRCPLPPRGPGVPQGAQASPFPRGAQASPTPGWGGGPGVPADPPPAARGRRHVGPPVPAAGPAAGAEHAAGSELPAVPGAVPGAGDGRVRPHVLPALPGAAGGPGGGLPHVRRPGPPRAAPRQRAPGAPGGLLAAAAAGPLRGARRPAEHLLRGRPPGHLRPLRLPGQAPGPPRPARRRGPPPHEEARAPAAGAAPGGPGPQGEDHGPAGPADR
- the TRIM72 gene encoding tripartite motif-containing protein 72 isoform X2 — encoded protein: MECGDTQEPTSRGPGVLLPPGGGGPGIPHLQGAQASPGGPRRPPPPKGPRRPLPPGGGAQASPSPGGGPGAPLPLGGGAQASPTPQGAQASPSPRVGGGPGVPHPPRGPGVPLPPGGGAQASSTPKGPRRPPSPGGPRHPPPPGWGGPGVPHPPRGPGVPLPPGGGAQASPTPQGAQASPSPGGGPRRLPPPGWGGPGVPHPPRGPGVPSPRVGGPRCPLPPRGPGVPQGAQVSPFPRGAQASPTPGWGGSQASPFPRGAQASPTPGWGGGPGVPADPPPAARGRRHVGPPVPAAGPAAGAEHAAGSELPAVPGAVPGAGDGRVRPHVLPALPGAAGGPGGGLPHVRRPGPPRAAPRQRAPGAPGGLLAAAAAGPLRGARRPAEHLLRGRPPGHLRPLRLPGQAPGPPRPARRRGPPPHEEARAPAAGAAPGGPGPQGEDHGPAGPADR
- the TRIM72 gene encoding tripartite motif-containing protein 72 isoform X1; its protein translation is MSDPPSPPPAQLLAQSMRRDLSCPLCRELFRAPVTAECGHTFCRPCLERPGGPAGVCPTCGGPARPEQLRVNEPLEHLVACWRQLPLDHCEEHGDPLSIFCEGDRQVICGLCASLGKHRGHRVLPAAEAHRRMKKLVPQQQAQLQEAQARKEKTMALLDQQIAEVEDTVAQFRRQVAEQLGVMRSFLGALETSLGEEAEKVQAQAVAALQGERGTVGHYLEQLRQMEAVLEEVQEETQTAFLRKYCLVANRLQKILGESPPAARLDVHLPVVTDEFKFQVWRKMLRALMPALEDLTFDPATAHPNLLVSPDGRRVECVEQRQAPADAADHPDRFDKSNCLVARQRLAAGEHYWEVAVGEKPRWGLGVVAADAGRKGRLQPLPSNGFWLLSCREGRSYEAHVGPGEPRALRPPGRPTRLGLYLSFADGVLAFYDASDPDELALLFAFRQRFPGPVYPFFDVCWHDKGKNSHPLLLCGPADPQV